The nucleotide sequence AGCCTCTCCTCGCACGATGACAAGGGCGCCGCTGATCTGCTCGAGGGGCAGCCCGCCGGTTCCGTCAAGATACGTCATGGGGGTGCGCTCGATGTTGTCCTGAATGCGCACGTTGACAAACTCGATGCCGCCCACCGGCTGCTCGGCGTCATTATGGCTGCTCAACTGAACCGGGGAAGTCGCGCGCGCTTCCGCGGCCGGATTGATCAGGGTGACGTCCTCGAAGCGGATGGCAAGGCCCGACGGCGGATTGTCGCCTATCGAGATGCCCGCGCGGCCGCTGCCCTGGAGAACGCAGTTGGCGAACACGACGCTGCCGGTCACGGCCGCGCCGGCAGCGTTGTTGTTGTAGACACCCGCGCTGACGTTGTGGTCGTTGAGCGCGCGGCAATTCTCGAACCTTACCGAGAGGGGCTCGGAATGCGCCCGCAACGGCCGCAGGTAGAGCACGTACCCGGCGCCGTTGTTGTTTTCGGTCAGGCAATTGCGCATAACCACGTTCACCAGCCGTTCTTCGGGATGGTTGGGTTCGAAGTCAATGCCCGCCTGCGGGGGAGTGCCCCTGGTATTGCGCATGACCGTGTTCTCAATAAGCAGATTCTCGGCGGTGATCACGCTGATGCCTTGGCGATAGTGACTTTCGCAAACCACGTCCTTGATGTGAATATCCTTATTGGTGACCCACTGGGTGGATGTGCCGAGATAAATGCCATCGCCTCCGCTTTCGGCGAGAGTCAAACCGTAGACCTTGATGTTCGTGCTGCTGCAGATGCTGAGCGTATGCCGCCATTCGGCCTTCTTGTACAACTCGGGGTTGTCATAGTCGGACCGGTGCATGCGGAACGTGGCCCCGTAGCCGATAAGGGCGATGTTCTGCTTGTTGGACGCCGTAAACAGGCAGTCGCTGCCTCCCTTGAACTCGCCCCGTTTGGCAACCACCTCGACGCCCTTCTCGAACAGGATTTCCTGGTTGCTTGCCAAGCGGAGGGGGCGCACCACCCACGGCTGGCCCACGTGGTCCACCGTGAGCCTGGCAACGCCCGAGTCGATGGCTGCCTGCAACACGTCGGTGGCATCCTCCGGGTCAAAACCCCACCACGACGCCTTCGCCTCGGTCAGTTCACCCGCGGCGACGCGGTCCAGCGTGTCCTGGTTGACCGCGGCCCATGCCAGACCCGTCGCAAGAAGGGCCGCCGCCGTGAATGTCAACATAATCGCGCGATTAACCATGGCTCTTTCCTCATCCCCCCGATGCAGCTCACCGGCCGGCAATGCACACAAAGACCTTAACAAACGAAGATATTCCCAAACAAACCGGTGCGCGATTTGTTGCAGTTGCCCCGAGAGGCGTATGCGCCTATACTATCTGCTGCGTGGGCTTGGAAAGGAGAGATCTGTGCGGACAGCGCTTTGCCACAGCGTTTTCATAATCCCCCTCATACTCGTGCTGGTATTGGGCGCGGGATGCGAGGGTGGCGGCCTCGACATCAAGGTTGCATTGCCGGATTCCGGGGATCAGCCCGGTGGCGATACTGACGGGGGCGGCGGCGGTGGCGGCGGCGGGGATACCGGCGGCGACACCAACGGAGGTGCGGGCGGCGGCGGCACGTCAAGCGCGCGGTTCGCTGGAAACTGGATTGCGAGTTTCAGCGATGACCGTACGACGTCGAGCGCGCAGTACGGCCAGATTCAATACGCGGCCAGTCTCAAGATTCAGCAGAACGACACCAGCATCTCGGGCAGCGGGATCCTGTTTCGCGTATTCCGGGAAGGTCCGACCGCGTCGAACCGCATCAGTGTGCAAATGACCGGTACGGCGTCGGGCGACGATGCCATCTTCACACTGCGCTCGGGCAGCGGCGGCCTCGACCGGGACCAGACCTGGTACGTGCGCCTGGCTGGGAGCCGCCTGGCCGGGATGTACGTGGCGGTCGATGGCACGGGGACGCTCGCGCGGTCCGGTCACGCCGTATGGCGCAAGGCGTCCACCGGTGTACCAGATAGTACCCCCTGGGCGGCGGCGTACACGGACGAATTCGGGTACTCGGGGTTTCCCCAGTACTCCCGGACCGCGTCAGTCACCCCGGTCATAACCGAAGCCGGCTTGTCCGGCGCCGGCACATTTTATGAACACGGAAGAGTGCCGCCGGGCGTGAATTTCGACATTACGCGCGGCGGTATTTCGGGAACGGAGGTCGGCCTGACCTTTGGCGGGCTGGACCTGCTCGAAAATGAGGTGGATTGGTTCGGCTTCTTTGGCGGAAGCATCATGGAAACCGCCTACGCCCAGTTTGATGCGTCAGACTCGATGATTCGCTTTGGCCATACCACCTGGGTGCTCGCGCCGGAACAAGCTTTCACCGCGATAAGCGGGGCATGGGCCGGCTCGTTCTGCGACCGGACAATCGAGTCCCCCAACCAGCCTGAGGATTTCGTCGCGATACTGAATCTTAGCGCGGAGACGGGGGGCGCCGTGTCCGGATACGCCCTGATTCGGGATGAAGCCGACGACCAGCCGTCGTTCCTGCGGTACAACATCGAAAGCGGCAGCATGATCGGGACCCAGGTGCAGCTTTCCATGAGCCGACTCACGGGCTCGTTTTTCTGGGACCTCCGTCTCGCTCAGGGCCTGCTCGTGGGCTCGTACCAGCGTTTCATTGGCAGCCAGGACCGGCCCATCAGCACGGGCCACGCCGAATTTCGCATCATGACCTCGGCGGGCACGTTACGGGGCACGTGGGCGTCCGCCTACGTAGACACGTTTGGCGCAGTGGAACCGGAACAATCCCAGTTGGCGGTCATTACCGTTTCCAACCAAGCGTCGGTTAATGCCCCATTCAGCGGGTTTGGCGCGTTGCGGTTCGCGGGCGAGTCCCGCCGCCGCCTCTTCAACGTGACCGGCGAGGTCGCGGCCGGCGATATCGTCTGGCAGTGGCGAGGGGCCGATTTGTTCGGAGACACCATATGGCACCTGCGCCGGTGCGGCGACCTGTTGTACGGGTCGTACACGAATTACACGGCAGGCGGCGCGATCGAGTCGCGCGGCGTCGGCATGTGGGCGCGCTCCTCGTACAGCGCATCGTTCGAGCAGTAACCCGCGCCGTAACTCCCCCCCGCCAAAGACGATAGGCGCGGGTATTCCGGATCTGGCGTCCGGCCTTGCGCCAGACGGCCCACGCGGCTTCGGGAGGCCTCGGATCAGTCCCGATTTCGGGCTGTTTCGTGGTAAACTGGCGCTGTTCGGGCATGCGGTTCAGGAAACCTTTGTATCCCTGGGGCTGCGCTCAGGTAAGGGAAGGGAGGGCGTCATGCCGGTGCGCAAACTGAAGGAGTTCCTCGATAATGAGGGCATCAAGTATGTGACGATCAGCCATTCGAAGGCCTATACCGCCCAGGAGGTCGCGGCTTCGGCCCACATATCGGGCAAAGAAATGGCAAAAACAGTCATAGTCAAGCTTGATGGGGCAATGGCCATGGTGGTGTTGCCCGCGAACCACAAGGTCGATTTCGACTTCCTCGCGCGCGGGCTTGGCGCGAAAAACGCCGCCCTCGCGACCGAGGAGGAATTCAAAGGGCTCTTCCCCGACTGCGAGCCCGGCGCGATGCCGCCTTTCGGCAACCTCTACGGGATGGACGTCTACATCGAGGAAGGTTTGACCGAAGGCAGCCGCATCGCTTTCAACGCGGGCTCGCACACCGAGGTGATTCGACTCCCCTACAGGGATTTCGAGCGGCTGGCAAAACCCAAGGTATTCAAGGCTTCGATGCAGTGACCGGGCTTTGACGCAGGCCCATCCGTTCACTCACGCAGGGCCAAATCCACGGTTTCCGTTTCACCGGTGCGCAGAGTGACGAAGGCGCGGTCGGAAGTGAACGCGTCCTTTTCGATACCGATGGCGAGAACGGTGTGGCGGCCGGGGTCCAAGGTTTGCACCGCATACTCACCCGTGGGGTTCTCTTTTCCGCTGCCGAAAATGCCGCCCGAAACAATGGTTATCGCGGCGATCGGGACCGACTCCAAGTCTTCCTCTTCCATGAATCCGGACACGACGTCGTAGGCTGTCAGGGAGGACTCGCCTTCGAGCACGACGACCCCCACGATATCGCACGATTCCCGGTTGGTAACGCGCCCCGTTACCCCGCAATTCGCGCTGAGCGTGATGTCGCGGACCACATGCCCGCCGGGAGGCATGGTCACCTCATGGCGTGTGATCCGAAAGAAAAGTTCGGATTCATCGCCTGCCGCGACATACAGAATACCTTTGCCGGCCAACACATTCTCAATCCGGTAGAATGCGACTCCGCCATCGCCGTCTTCGGCGTCTTCAACACTCGCCTCGTACCGCACGCTGCCCTGCTCGGTTTCGAGTTCGAGCCGCACCCCCGCATCTTCGACGGCCCCGGACGCCATCACTATCCGCCCTTCGAGCATGCCTGTGGGCCGCTGCAACTCGAAATCCACCAGTGTGACTTCACCCGCCACGAGCTCGGCCGTCCGGGCGATATCGACGCCACTGCCGCCCCAGGCGCTCGCATCGACCCGTGCCTGGACCTGGGCAAGCCCCGGCGGGAGACCCGTCAACTCGTATGTGCCGTCGGCGTCGGTGTGTTTCCCGTTCTCATCCAGCGCCCGCTCGCCCTTGTAGAAAGCGACCACCTGGCATTTTTCGAGGGGTTCGCCGTCGAGAGTTACCCGGCCGCGCACGGCCGCCATGCCCTGCAGCACAATGCGGAGCAGTTGATGAGGCGGCGTGCCAGGGTAGATGGTGGCATAGCCCGGCGCATACTCTGGATGCCAGGCTATGATGTCCTGTTTTGGTTCCCTCGTGGGACCGATTCGAAACCGGCCGTCAGGCCCCGTATATGTTTCCGCCTTTTGAGGCACGTCCCCCGCCCAGGACATGCGGTTTTCGAGAATATACGCGCCCGGGATGGGTTGGCCGCGAGTGTCCACGACGATTCCTTCAAGCCCGTCCAGGGAAGGCTCAAGAGCTATAGCAACGCTGTGGGGCGTGTTGGCCAGCTCCTCGGCCGACACCGCGATCTCCTGTTCCACGTAGCCTTCCTGCCAGATCCGCAACACGCCCGCGACCGGCTCGAGATCGGGAATCGCGGCCTTTCCCGCAGGGTCCTCGACCTTGGCGCCGAACCCGCCGCCTCGTCCATCCCCCCGCGCTGTTGAGTGCCGCACCTCCGTGGTGTGACGAAAGTTGATGAAGTAACACACCAGCGGCCCCTGGGTATCGCTGCGCACGACTTGGATTTCAAGCCGGGCCCGCAGCGGCAGGGCGAAATCGGCGTGCTCCGTTCCGGCCGGCACCGGGGCCTTCTGTTCGGGGAAATAGGCGGGGTGCGTCGCGGTCACGGCGA is from Candidatus Hydrogenedentota bacterium and encodes:
- a CDS encoding right-handed parallel beta-helix repeat-containing protein; this translates as MVNRAIMLTFTAAALLATGLAWAAVNQDTLDRVAAGELTEAKASWWGFDPEDATDVLQAAIDSGVARLTVDHVGQPWVVRPLRLASNQEILFEKGVEVVAKRGEFKGGSDCLFTASNKQNIALIGYGATFRMHRSDYDNPELYKKAEWRHTLSICSSTNIKVYGLTLAESGGDGIYLGTSTQWVTNKDIHIKDVVCESHYRQGISVITAENLLIENTVMRNTRGTPPQAGIDFEPNHPEERLVNVVMRNCLTENNNGAGYVLYLRPLRAHSEPLSVRFENCRALNDHNVSAGVYNNNAAGAAVTGSVVFANCVLQGSGRAGISIGDNPPSGLAIRFEDVTLINPAAEARATSPVQLSSHNDAEQPVGGIEFVNVRIQDNIERTPMTYLDGTGGLPLEQISGALVIVRGEAEETVPLSREMLDKWMPVTPVKRIPRVSLEGCALRPLTDTPPSAGYGFGYAQLRGGAR
- a CDS encoding YbaK/EbsC family protein; protein product: MPVRKLKEFLDNEGIKYVTISHSKAYTAQEVAASAHISGKEMAKTVIVKLDGAMAMVVLPANHKVDFDFLARGLGAKNAALATEEEFKGLFPDCEPGAMPPFGNLYGMDVYIEEGLTEGSRIAFNAGSHTEVIRLPYRDFERLAKPKVFKASMQ
- a CDS encoding carboxypeptidase-like regulatory domain-containing protein, with amino-acid sequence MSQRRHFAYVAAGVVAAIALVAGLRIWWRMEIPVPGAAPPVETAEPETAAPTVEIAPPAGETPSPRVESAPRAETSPALAISGCVRDTFGNPIPGAVVACAGEDGMESRSDREGRYRIEVLPSRIFAVTATHPAYFPEQKAPVPAGTEHADFALPLRARLEIQVVRSDTQGPLVCYFINFRHTTEVRHSTARGDGRGGGFGAKVEDPAGKAAIPDLEPVAGVLRIWQEGYVEQEIAVSAEELANTPHSVAIALEPSLDGLEGIVVDTRGQPIPGAYILENRMSWAGDVPQKAETYTGPDGRFRIGPTREPKQDIIAWHPEYAPGYATIYPGTPPHQLLRIVLQGMAAVRGRVTLDGEPLEKCQVVAFYKGERALDENGKHTDADGTYELTGLPPGLAQVQARVDASAWGGSGVDIARTAELVAGEVTLVDFELQRPTGMLEGRIVMASGAVEDAGVRLELETEQGSVRYEASVEDAEDGDGGVAFYRIENVLAGKGILYVAAGDESELFFRITRHEVTMPPGGHVVRDITLSANCGVTGRVTNRESCDIVGVVVLEGESSLTAYDVVSGFMEEEDLESVPIAAITIVSGGIFGSGKENPTGEYAVQTLDPGRHTVLAIGIEKDAFTSDRAFVTLRTGETETVDLALRE